The window GTAATCAACATTCTTCTTTTTCACATTCCGGTAAGATCCTTTTTCTTGTATAAAATATCGTGCATTTCCTTTTTGTGAATTAGCATAAAGTCATCATTTGATCCTCTCGTTTGTGTCACGTACGTACTCAATAGAAGACTGGAATGATAATTCACCGAACATTTAACACATTACAAATTGTCAATAATCAAAAGGGTTAGATGGAAAGAGATCGTAAGCTAAAGACACATAAATCTTGATATCACCAAGTAAGAAAATATCAACTAATTGtgtttgaaaattatatttacatgTGAATTAACGAACAAAATTGTCACATAAGACTTAATCGTTTTAATCAAGTTTAACTTAATACTATATTAATGAATCATGCCACAAACTGTTGTAGCTGAATTATGATTAGACTAATATCATCCAAACACCCTCTCTTACACGATAACTCGGCTAGTTTCTTGCAAGCAGAAAGTGTCTTTGGATTCTCCACGCCTACGCAGAACGGCCGAACCACATCAACCGCCTCCTGGTTCGTTACCTATAATGTCCGCGAAAATCTGGTTCAACATTCAAACCGTAGACTACAAAAAGAATCTTGGCTCATTTTGATTTATGCTTACCTTATCCCAGAGGCCGTCAGATGCTAAGATCAAGAACTCAAATTCCGGTTCAATCCGTAATGTTCTTGTTTCCGGTTCAGCTATTACCCACTCCTTGAGATACCGGTCTCCAATTCCTCGTGAGACGGCTAATGTTCCTTGAATTCTCCACACGCCGTTGCAGCAGTCAACATAACCACCCTACACAAACACAAAGGTAAACCGAACCAATCAAACTAAACCGGACTAATACATCATTGGAATTGCGGAATGGTAGAATGATAGTATTACTTTGGAGATTTTAACCGTTCATATTTTATGTGAATTCACTTTTTCTTTCATCCATTCAGCAATTTCATAGATCTATAtcttctatactattatttgtcaagtaaatttttgaaatcatgCTTTCACGTTGAAAATTATAGtggttaatatcatttatactcttaatgaataaaatgtataactaaattaaaaaataaaaacgaaattttaatttatttgattagataattgattaaaattaataatagtaagaattatccaaaatctgaaaatataattaaaacacCTAGTtcgataatatataaaaattaaattccaACTTTTTGATTTGATAATATATAACCTTTTAATAATGgataatgtatatattttcagaATGTTATATAAAACTCACCGATGCTTCAATCCTTTTGAACTCTTTTGCTTGAGAAGGAATGTGATCGGTAGTTAGAGCCTCCGCAACTCCACCGCGGCTTATAACCGCCCGGCAATCTCCGGCGTTTGAAACCGCAAGTTCGCCTTCCGATATCAGAGCGGTTACACAACACGCGCCGCCCCTCGAGCCTTCTTTCAAGAACTCCTCGTCCGTTTTGATGTAACCGTCTCGTATCGCTCTCTCAACCGAGTAACCTTCTTCTCCCGATCTCACTGCCTCCATCGCCGCCTCAATGTTGTTGCCGAGATTCATCGCCGCGAACTCCGCCGCTTTGGATCCGCCGTGACCGTCGAAAACGCCGAAGAAAGCCTTCTTGCGAACTCTCTCGCCAGGATCAACCGCCGCGACATATCTATCTTCCATTGGTCCGCGTCTTCCTCTCTTGCAGTAAACGGAGTAAACTCCATCTTCTTCCGCTTCAATAACCTCATCCGCTTTTCCCGGCGTCTTCGCCGTCGTACTACACCACGGTGCAACCGCCGGAGGCAGCTTTAGGTCAAGCATCGGTGGTCGCTTTCTTTTCAAAGCCGTGTTAGAATCAGAACTCGAAGTCGTCTCTTTAGGCTTCCTTGGAGGACACGCTACCATAATCTTCTTCGGTGGTGTCCAACGAGGAGAAGACGGCGGCGTTTTGACCGACGTCGGAGAAAAAACAAGTGGAGATGGAAAGTAAACCGGAGACTCCGGAGCCATGATCACTGACCTAGACATGGTATAATCTTCGGtgagtttcttcttctctcGATTTGTTTGCTTGGTCGGATTCTTAGAGACttgcatataaaaaaagaagtaaaaatagGGTTGCGTTTTAATTAATGTACTGCTTGTTGTTTACGTCAGAGAAGGCAAGGACCTTGTGAATTAGCGAAATAGTTGGCGGTTTtagattttgtatatatatgacCAAGTTTTGGTCAACGGTCAACGACGATTATTTCTCTTTCTGCATGCTAATTAACACCTACGTGAccaagtctctctctctatttcttgTAGTTTAGTCAAAGTCCCGTCGGTGCCAAAATTGCAGTGCCTATCTCCatcatatttttcttatgttttatcTTTATTCGGTAAGATGCTTTATTATATGTTGCCATAACGAGATTTTGTATAGTTGAATTTCTAGTTGGACCCGGTTATCACGTGAAAATCTTTAAGCTTTGAATGTTGATCTACCGTCCACTAAATTGTGTTTGAAActaattttgatttttcatcTAAATTATGTAGTTAATTATCTTAATTACGAGTGTTCCGAAATGTACGATTCTTAGCGTCTGATCAATTGATTATATCTTTGGTTATGTTAACtatagtttaattaattaaagaaaGTCATTCACGccatttattttagtaattgaACTGAACGCACAACATACATGCTTCGGCTGCAAATGTTCGTACCCGATGgtatacattttttaaaatgctCTTGAATTCTGAGTCTGAGAAACTGAATGTATTTactagttgacaaaaaaaaacaaaatttagtttACACGCTAGAAAAAGTACTATATATTGATTACCAAACACAAGTACTATATTAGCTTCAAAATCTTGTTTTGgcaacaaatgataaaaaatatatatataataaatatacaaaatacgaaagttttttttttcaaaaaaagggATTAGTACGAAGAATTCGGGAACTAGTCAAATCTGGTCTTCgtaaattttaattaacaatgtgtgcattttaataagattttgtattcattgctaATTAGCTTAAAAATCATGAACTTTCAAGTCAATATTAGTATGAATCATAATTAAATGTTGATGTCAATAAGTAAATGGCTCCCAGATTGagggtatgaatggtgaccaggGAACGGTGAGGAATAATGCATTTCTTAACGTTCATAAAAAAATCACCATTTACAAAGAATAATAATTCCCTCTCATTCCCTTTCATTCcattttttgtagagaatttgagaacaaaattattccttattaaatttgataaagAACAACCGTTCTTTTTCATTCCTGATATTTTGTTCCCGTACACATTTCTTTTTTATTCGTTCCTCTTGATTCccgaatggtcaccagtcaAACCCTGAATGTATTCGTGAATACAAGTGATGAATAGACTCGAATAAGAAAAATAGACTTGGAACATATTCCTTTCTAGAAAAGCTATCCATTTATagaagtttaatatatatttttaactgaaGCTTAGTTTTTGGGCTTAAGAACATTCACCAACTTTTAGATATTCTCAAGAGTATCaatctatatataatactaatatttatttaactatttaattatttatttcaagtGAAATAAAAAGCTAACTCAATTATAGAATGACATGTAAAATGAGTGAGATATCTTCTCActctttgtaattttttttattgttgagAAACTCTCTAGGAGACTCTCATTGAAAATGCTCTAAGATATATTCAAAATTCGTTAATCACTCcgtatatcttatatattaaaacataagtcatgattttttttcatgtgtgatttttttagtttggaccatttctaaaaaatatcatattttacataagttcattattatatcttttaatatctttatctttttatttgaaatacaaatgattatatttaaaatgttctaacaaaatctttttaaaatcttcttagaatctttttaaatttactttcaaaaattagttagttttaatttaaattatcataaaatataattagaaattataattgaatatagttttggtttataaactaaaatttaaataaaatgaaattaattaatttcacaaatacatttactaataatttttaaagattttgttagaaataaatatttatttttattttaatttttttcaaatttgttttctaataaaataaaaatcatgattttttgatgagtgatatttttatttggaccatcatttaaattttatattaaatgtatatcactaatgctaatatacataatatttttaactactttaatcataatatcttttaattttaaaaaacaaattctaacgaatatcttgaaaaagattataataagatcttaattgtcataaattgaa is drawn from Brassica rapa cultivar Chiifu-401-42 chromosome A05, CAAS_Brap_v3.01, whole genome shotgun sequence and contains these coding sequences:
- the LOC103866973 gene encoding probable protein phosphatase 2C 30, producing the protein MQVSKNPTKQTNREKKKLTEDYTMSRSVIMAPESPVYFPSPLVFSPTSVKTPPSSPRWTPPKKIMVACPPRKPKETTSSSDSNTALKRKRPPMLDLKLPPAVAPWCSTTAKTPGKADEVIEAEEDGVYSVYCKRGRRGPMEDRYVAAVDPGERVRKKAFFGVFDGHGGSKAAEFAAMNLGNNIEAAMEAVRSGEEGYSVERAIRDGYIKTDEEFLKEGSRGGACCVTALISEGELAVSNAGDCRAVISRGGVAEALTTDHIPSQAKEFKRIEASGGYVDCCNGVWRIQGTLAVSRGIGDRYLKEWVIAEPETRTLRIEPEFEFLILASDGLWDKVTNQEAVDVVRPFCVGVENPKTLSACKKLAELSCKRGCLDDISLIIIQLQQFVA